One stretch of Halorientalis litorea DNA includes these proteins:
- a CDS encoding McrC family protein, translating to MTTADLIELSEYDESDPIDLSDDDIEMVESQVDGLRVEYRRGKQVVLHTDHRVGVVALPDGPTIEIQPKIGEPNLVTLLRYANGTEPTHLSHETELESGTNFVDTIAALFLEELETVLSQGLRREYVDVEGTEEYLRGRLNVQRQLAGGPGKTDFECDYDEFTYDTTLNQTILCVANTLSSLVDSTEIAGELREYESRLRRRVTLREVSIEEAERIELTRLTDYYGKVLALSRLVLKHIYIEDIVAGEGASYSLLIGMNEVFEKVVERTARETVDERDGWSVEGQARTDNLLRGNPSIRMRPDFVVKRHGEPVLVGDAKWKTGVKNNDVYQVVAYQTAYDAPGVLVYPDNDGAVENDYSVKNGHSLSMLELPTGVNTADVGEFGRENVERFFDFLSRTVG from the coding sequence GTGACAACTGCTGACCTGATAGAACTGTCCGAGTACGACGAATCAGACCCAATCGACCTGTCCGATGACGATATCGAGATGGTCGAATCACAGGTCGATGGATTACGAGTGGAGTACAGACGAGGCAAACAGGTCGTACTGCACACGGATCATCGAGTCGGAGTCGTTGCCCTCCCTGATGGACCCACTATTGAGATACAACCGAAAATCGGGGAGCCGAACCTAGTCACGCTGCTACGATATGCAAACGGGACAGAACCAACCCATCTCTCACACGAAACGGAACTCGAAAGCGGGACGAATTTTGTGGACACGATAGCAGCCCTGTTTCTCGAAGAACTGGAAACAGTTCTGTCTCAGGGCCTTAGGAGAGAGTACGTCGATGTAGAAGGAACAGAAGAGTATCTCCGGGGCAGATTGAACGTCCAGAGACAGCTCGCAGGAGGTCCCGGTAAGACGGATTTCGAGTGCGATTACGACGAATTCACCTACGATACCACGCTAAACCAGACGATTCTCTGCGTTGCGAACACGCTGTCGTCGCTGGTGGATAGCACCGAGATCGCTGGCGAACTACGCGAATACGAATCGCGGCTTAGACGACGAGTGACGCTCCGCGAAGTTTCGATCGAGGAAGCCGAACGGATCGAACTGACTCGCCTTACTGATTACTATGGGAAGGTTCTGGCCTTGTCTCGGCTCGTGCTGAAACACATCTACATCGAAGACATCGTCGCCGGTGAGGGTGCATCGTACTCCCTGTTGATCGGAATGAATGAGGTGTTCGAAAAGGTAGTGGAGAGAACGGCACGCGAAACCGTGGACGAACGAGATGGCTGGAGCGTAGAAGGGCAGGCTCGAACCGACAATCTACTCAGGGGAAATCCGTCGATTCGTATGCGACCTGATTTCGTAGTCAAACGCCACGGTGAGCCGGTATTGGTCGGGGACGCCAAGTGGAAGACCGGCGTCAAGAATAACGACGTCTATCAGGTCGTAGCGTACCAGACAGCCTATGATGCGCCAGGTGTGCTGGTCTATCCAGACAACGATGGTGCTGTTGAGAATGACTACTCCGTGAAGAACGGGCATAGTTTATCGATGTTGGAGCTACCGACAGGGGTGAATACTGCAGACGTTGGTGAATTTGGTCGAGAAAACGTTGAGCGATTTTTCGATTTTCTCTCCCGGACTGTAGGTTGA
- a CDS encoding TATA-box-binding protein has product MGSTNIVNVVGSGDLQVEIDLVEVANDIQQAKYDDEHRPAPPTLQLESNNSLILVYRTGTYAIRGARSIEEIETAKNKLLNEFTNLGIIEEPVDPNFVIRNVVCTDDLSKNIDLGKLAIKLGLENTEYEPEQFPGLIYRPPSHSCVLLIFSSGKVIATGSETEQIAKAAIESLKSIM; this is encoded by the coding sequence ATGGGAAGCACCAATATTGTGAATGTGGTTGGATCCGGGGACCTACAAGTAGAGATTGATTTGGTTGAGGTAGCTAATGATATTCAACAAGCAAAATATGACGATGAACATCGACCAGCACCGCCGACGCTTCAATTAGAGTCTAATAATTCCTTGATTTTGGTTTACCGGACAGGCACTTATGCGATCCGTGGTGCTAGATCCATTGAGGAGATTGAAACTGCGAAAAATAAGTTATTAAATGAGTTTACCAACCTAGGTATTATTGAAGAACCCGTAGATCCGAATTTTGTAATTCGAAATGTCGTTTGTACCGATGATCTCAGCAAGAATATAGATCTTGGCAAACTTGCCATTAAACTTGGGCTAGAAAATACAGAATACGAACCTGAGCAGTTTCCAGGGCTGATTTACAGACCACCCAGTCATTCGTGCGTTCTACTGATATTCTCTAGTGGCAAGGTGATAGCCACGGGTAGCGAAACTGAGCAAATTGCAAAAGCTGCTATCGAGTCATTAAAATCAATAATGTGA